From a single Aspergillus puulaauensis MK2 DNA, chromosome 2, nearly complete sequence genomic region:
- a CDS encoding uncharacterized protein (COG:G;~EggNog:ENOG410PS5U;~InterPro:IPR023271,IPR034294,IPR022357,IPR000425;~PFAM:PF00230;~TransMembrane:5 (i76-101o113-133i162-183o203-225i232-253o);~go_component: GO:0016020 - membrane [Evidence IEA];~go_function: GO:0015267 - channel activity [Evidence IEA];~go_process: GO:0055085 - transmembrane transport [Evidence IEA]) — MRWMLPNASFWRSDRTNLPTPSHVIPFAGRIGANQEFAVDKASCTQQELLQKFPDAAPWIPVRDALSLRTILQPELWKAAVVEGIGTCLLVYLTSFVAVGLGELVNTFASGPLVPGLLGSLTTLISLPLFIFATGPVSGAHLNPTITIATFLGRLATLPRSILYVTFQIFGGAIAGWLLRASFDTRSFIVPGCYFDTGQVSVRSAFTIEFTTDFALIFLAFGVGLEPRQRAVFGPALGPILVGFVLAMCTFFTGISRPGFTGFCTSSLNRY, encoded by the exons ATGCGCTGGATGCTCCCCAACGCCAGCTTCTGGCGCTCAGACCGCACCAACCTGCCCACCCCAAGCCATGTCATCCCCTTTGCCGGCCGTATAGGCGCCAACCAGGAATTCGCAGTCGACAAGGCCAGTTGCACGCAGCAAGAGCTTCTGCAGAAGTTTCCCGATGCGGCGCCCTGGATCCCGGTGCGAGACGCCTTGTCTCTGAGAACTATTCTACAGCCGGAGCTGTGGAAGGCTGCGGTGGTCGAAGGCATAG GAACGTGTCTGCTGGTTTACCTTACCAGCTTTGTAGCTGTTGGTCTAGGTGAACTTGTTAA CACATTTGCATCTGGTCCCCTCGTGCCCGGTCTACTCGGCTCGCTCACGACATTAATCTCTCTCCCGCTGTTTATATTCGCCACGGGCCCTGTATCAGGAGCCCATCTCAACCCAACAATCACCATCGCGACCTTCCTCGGCCGACTCGCCACACTCCCAAGGTCTATTCTATACGTCACCTTTCAGATCTTCGGTGGTGCAATCGCAGGCTGGCTACTCCGGGCTAGCTTCGATACAAGATCA TTCATCGTCCCCGGCTGCTACTTCGACACCGGCCAAGTCTCTGTCCGCAGCGCATTCACAATCGAATTCACCACCGACTTTGCACTCATATTCCTCGCATTCGGCGTCGGCCTTGAGCCCCGCCAACGAGCCGTCTTCGGCCCAGCCCTAGGCCCCATCCTTGTCGGGTTCGTGCTGGCAATGTGCACCTTCTTCACGGGGATCAGTCGTCCTGGATTTACAGGATTCTGTACGTCTTCTTTAAACCGATACTGA
- a CDS encoding Spg1/Tem1 GTP-binding protein (BUSCO:EOG092644X6;~COG:S;~EggNog:ENOG410PG6J;~InterPro:IPR005225,IPR001806,IPR017231,IPR027417;~PFAM:PF00025,PF08477,PF00071;~go_function: GO:0003924 - GTPase activity [Evidence IEA];~go_function: GO:0005525 - GTP binding [Evidence IEA]), which produces MDPAQPPVAEAPVPEVPEPQQEQDQQQIQESHPQYPEHQVQQQDQSEQLDHTPQALSHTSETETPTIVPIAASEGSTLPPASYHNGYSSDSRAHYEYHTPAQDPQPDPQPQAPTSSRPSSGLSVTQNQKQPSQSSKNSVVIKVGMVGDAQIGKTSLMVKYVEGSWDEDYIQTLGVNFMEKTISIRNTEITFSIWDLGGQREFVNMLPLVCNDAVAILFMFDLTRKSTLNSIKEWYRQGRGFNKTAIPFLVGTKYDHFVNFPREDQEEISIQAKRFAKAMKASLIFSSTSHSINVQKIFKIVLAKAFDLKCTIPEIENVGEPLLLYKNV; this is translated from the exons ATGGACCCCGCCCAGCCCCCGGTCGCAGAAGCGCCTGTGCCTGAAGTCCCCGAGCCACAACAGGAGCAAGACCAGCAACAAATTCAAGAATCCCACCCACAATACCCTGAGCATCaggtgcagcagcaggatcagTCAGAGCAGCTGGACCACACCCCACAAGCGCTCTCTCACACCTCGGAGACCGAAACGCCTACCATTGTTCCAATTGCAGCCTCCGAAGGCTCCACCCTCCCTCCGGCGAGCTATCACAACGGCTACAGCAGCGACTCTCGCGCCCATTATGAATATCACACTCCGGCCCAGGACCCCCAGCCGGACCCCCAGCCGCAGGCCCCGACGTCGTCGAGACCGAGCTCCGGATTATCAGTtacccagaaccagaagcaGCCGTCCCAGTCATCAAAAAACAGCGTGGTGATCAAGGTCGGCATGGTCGGAGATGCACAGATCGGAAAAACCAGTTTGATGGTGAAATATGTCGAGGGAAGCTGGGATGAAGATTATATACAAACTCTAG GCGTCAACTTCATGGAAAAAACAATTTCGATCCGGAATACGGAGATTACATTTTCGATCTGGGATTTGGGTGGCCAGCGCGAGTTCGTCAACATGCTTCCCCTTGTGTGCAACGATGCCGTCGCCATTCTGTTCATGTTCGACCTCACTCGCAAGAGTACTCTGAATTCGATCAAGGAGTGGTACCGACAAGGCCGTGGGTTCAACAAGACTGCGATTCCTTTCTTGGTGGGTACCAAGTACGATCATTTTGTCAATTTCCCGCGGGAGGACCAGGAAGAGATTTCTATCCAG GCCAAACGATTtgcgaaggcgatgaaggcTAGTTTGATTTTCAGCAGTACCAGCCACAGTATCAACGTACAGAAG ATATTCAAAATCGTCCTCGCCAAGGCTTTCGACCTGAAGTGTACAATCCCGGAGATCGAAAACGTCGGCgagcctctgctgctgtATAAAAATGTCTAA
- the RRB1 gene encoding ribosome biosynthesis protein RRB1 (BUSCO:EOG09262DC1;~COG:S;~EggNog:ENOG410PF98;~InterPro:IPR036322,IPR015943,IPR001680,IPR019775, IPR020472,IPR022052,IPR017986;~PFAM:PF12265,PF00400;~go_function: GO:0005515 - protein binding [Evidence IEA]) has translation MSKRTADAADEHAAALKAGERPMADAPPDEMGDFEDEFEDEFESEDEILEAGVDGRPDAEREAEEKADSMEVDQQTFIPGRTKLPAGEVLSPDTSTYDMLHTLSTPWPCLSFDIVRDTLGDNRKTYPATVYAVTGTQAEGRRAKENELMVLKLSGLSKMDKENETDSESDSDDDEGGEAILESKSIPLGSTANRIRAHQTPQTDITKPPQTITATMLENAQVVIHDVTPHLTSFDVPGTMLPPSASKPLSTLRMHKSEGYALDWSPLQPLGKLLTGDNDGLIYVTTRTEGGGWVTDTRPFTGHTSSIEELQWSPNEKNVFASASSDGTVKVWDVRSKSRKPAVDVKVSNTDVNVMSWSKQTSHLLATGADDGQWAVWDLRHWKPNPSAPSAPITASPVASFDFHKDPITSIEWHPTDDSVVAVGSADNTVTLWDLAVELDEEESREAGLADVPPQLLFVHYTESVKEVHWQAQMPGTLMATGASGFGVFKTISV, from the exons ATGTCCAAGAGAACTGCTGACGCCGCCGATGAGCACGCCGCCGCCCTCAAGGCTGGCGAGCGCCCCATGGCCGATGCCCCTCCCGACGAGATGGGCGATTTCGAAGACGAGTTCGAGGACGAGTTtgagagcgaggatgagatTCTGGAGGCCGGTGTGGATGGACGACCGGATGCAGAGCGTGAAGCAGAGGAAAAGG CCGACTCCATGGAAGTAGACCAACAGACATTCATTCCCGGTCGGACGAAACTGCCAGCAGGAGAGGTGCTCTCGCCCGACACTTCGACCTACGATATGCTGCACACCCTCAGCACGCCGTGGCCCTGTTTATCTTTCGACATTGTTCGTGACACACTAGGCGACAACCGCAAGACCTACCCCGCGACAGTATACGCTGTCACCGGAACTCAGGCAGAGGGCCGTCGGGCGAAGGAGAATGAATTGATGGTTCTCAAGCTGAGCGGCCTGAGCAAGATGGACAAGGAGAACGAGACAGACTCCGAAAGTGAttcggacgacgacgaaggcgGCGAGGCCATCCTGGAGTCCAAGAGCATTCCTCTCGGGTCTACGGCCAACCGCATCCGCGCCCATCAGACTCCGCAGACCGACATTACCAAGCCCCCGCAGACCATTACCGCGACAATGCTGGAGAACGCTCAAGTGGTCATCCACGATGTCACCCCTCACCTCACTAGCTTCGATGTCCCCGGCACCATGCTCCCTCCTTCCGCCTCCAAGCCCTTGTCTACCCTCCGCATGCACAAGTCCGAGGGCTACGCTCTCGACTGGTCCCCTCTCCAGCCGCTCGGAAAGCTCCTGACAGGAGACAACGACGGTCTCATCTACGTCACAACCCGCaccgaaggaggaggatgggtGACGGACACCCGGCCGTTCACCGGACACACCTCGTCCATTGAAGAGCTCCAATGGTCGCCGAACGAGAAGAACGTGTTCGCGTCAGCAAGCAGCGACGGAACAGTCAAAGTGTGGGACGTCCGATCGAAATCCCGCAAACCCGCCGTAGACGTCAAGGTCTCCAACACCGACGTCAACGTGATGAGCTGGTCGAAGCAGACCTCGCACCTTCTCGCCAccggcgccgacgacggGCAGTGGGCTGTCTGGGATCTGCGACACTGGAAGCCCAACCCCAGCGCTCCCTCGGCGCCCATCACCGCATCCCCGGTCGCCTCGTTCGACTTCCACAAGGACCCGATCACAAGTATCGAATGGCACCCAACGGACGACAGTGTCGTTGCCGTCGGATCGGCCGATAACACCGTTACCCTGTGGGATCTTGCcgtcgagctggatgaggaagaaagccGCGAGGCGGGTCTAGCGGATGTTCCGCCGCAGCTGCTGTTCGTGCACTACACAGAGTCTGTCAAGGAAGTGCACTGGCAGGCTCAAATGCCGGGGACTCTTATGGCCACCGGTGCGAGCGGTTTTGG TGTGTTCAAGACGATCAGCGTTTAA
- a CDS encoding oleate delta-12 desaturase (COG:I;~EggNog:ENOG410PJJG;~InterPro:IPR005804;~PFAM:PF00487;~TransMembrane:5 (o37-59i71-92o104-125i234-252o258-282i);~go_process: GO:0006629 - lipid metabolic process [Evidence IEA]), with translation MAEAIPATGIKQTPESQELTLKTIRDAIPKHCFDRSLTISCAYVARDLLYASVLFYAALQIDLIPSQPLRILAWTAYGFAQGCVGTGIWILAHECGHGAFSPYTLVNDIIGWALHSLLLVPYFSWKITHARHHRYTNNTERDTAFVPWTDKDYEARPRNLPAWLEHFEDTPIYSFLSLLMHQLAGWQMYLCFYVTAGTKSRPVQGKGNGWFGYQQSTSHFDPASSLWTENQRHLIAISDFGLLLVGSAVWYLGQQVGLLKMALLYFVPYMWVHHWLVAITYLHHTHRDIAHYTDATWTFTRGALSTVDRDFGFIGRHFFHHIIDHHVVHHLFSRIPFYRAEEATDAIIPVLGDQYHKEETGFLRSLAQTYKACQFVGETEKDSGVYHWVETDKGVKAE, from the exons ATGGCTGAAGCTATACCCGCAACGGGGATCAAACAG ACCCCCGAATCCCAGGAACTCACTCTCAAAACAATCCGCGATGCAATCCCCAAGCACTGCTTCGACCGCTCGCTCACCATCTCCTGCGCCTATGTCGCCCGGGACCTCCTTTACGCCAGCGTGCTCTTCTACGCCGCGCTCCAAATCGACCTGATCCCCTCGCAGCCCCTGCGCATCCTCGCCTGGACCGCCTATGGCTTCGCCCAAGGCTGCGTCGGTACCGGGATCTGGATCCTCGCGCACGAATGCGGCCACGGCGCCTTCTCGCCGTACACCCTCGTCAACGACATCATCGGCTGGGCCCTGCACTCCCTCCTGCTAGTCCCCTACTTCAGCTGGAAAATCACCCACGCGCGCCACCACCGCTACACAAACAACACCGAGCGCGACACAGCCTTCGTCCCCTGGACAGACAAGGACTACGAGGCCCGCCCCCGCAACCTCCCCGCCTGGCTGGAGCACTTCGAAGATACCCCCATCTACTCCTTCCTCAGTCTTCTCATGCACCAGCTCGCCGGGTGGCAGATGTATCTCTGCTTCTACGTAACAGCAGGCACAAAGAGCCGCCCCGTCCAGGGCAAGGGCAACGGCTGGTTCGGGTACCAGCAGAGCACAAGCCACTTCGACCCAGCGAGTTCTCTCTGGACCGAGAACCAGCGGCACCTGATTGCGATCTCCGACTTTGgtctcctcctcgtcggctcCGCAGTCTGGTACCTCGGGCAGCAGGTCGGATTGCTCAAGATGGCCCTGCTCTACTTCGTGCCTTATATGTGGGTTCATCACTGGCTGGTCGCGATTACGTATCTGCACCACACGCACCGCGACATCGCGCACTACACGGATGCGACGTGGACGTTTACGCGCGGGGCGCTGTCCACTGTGGATCGGGATTTCGGGTTCATTGGACGCCATTTCTTTCATCATATTATTGACCACCATGTGGTGCATCATCTGTTCTCGCGCATTCCGTTTTACCGCGCCGAGGAGGCGACCGATGCTATTATCCCCGTGCTCGGGGATCAGTATCATAAGGAGGAGACGGGGTTTTTGAGGAGTCTTGCGCAGACTTATAAGGCTTGTCAGTTTGTGGGCGAGACGGAGAAGGATAGTGGGGTTTATCATTGGGTTGAGACTGATAAGGGTGTTAAGGCGGAGTAG
- a CDS encoding GNAT family N-acetyltransferase (COG:S;~EggNog:ENOG410PYJH;~InterPro:IPR000182,IPR016181;~PFAM:PF00583,PF13302;~go_function: GO:0008080 - N-acetyltransferase activity [Evidence IEA]) produces MTEEYPQTSLPFPKQETAVILPEPSEFKELHTQRLVLRLFRPDNDEDAAQLFRTRGRQDVMDWLRSKVPDSSPSDTKKWMHKKVFQTPDGSGAVGNRHFYFLVFRKDSLDPTLREESIGAVGIGSIDPAPALGYMFHPDAWGKGYATEAARAVVEAWWELPRAWDLSERLFSAVKCANLGSLRVLEKVGFEVYEYGRVSEKLAFMSMGRPQ; encoded by the exons ATGACAGAAGAATACCCCCAGACCTCACTCCCCTTTCCCAAACAAGAGACGGCGGTCATCCTCCCAGAGCCTTCAGAATTCAAAGAACTCCACACGCAGCGTCTCGTTCTGCGACTCTTCCGGCCCGACAACGACGAAGATGCAGCACAGCTCTTCCGTACTCGAGGTCGACAGGATGTTATGGATTGGCT GAGATCGAAAGTCCCGGACAGCAGCCCAAGTGACACCAAAAAATGGATGCATAAGAAGGTCTTCCAAACGCCAGACGGCTCGGGCGCTGTCGGGAATCGGCATTTCTATTTCCTGGTTTTCAGGAAAGACAGTCTAGATCCGACCCTCAGAGAAGAGAGCATTGGTGCTGTTGGTATTGGCTCAATAGATCCTGCGCCCGCACTGGGATACATGTTTCATCCTGACGCCTGGGGGAAAGGGTATGCAACGGAGGCTGCGCGGGCTGTAGTCGAGGCGTGGTGGGAGTTGCCTCGTGCCTGGGATCTCAGTGAGAGGCTCTTTTCAGCGGTCAAGTGTGCGAATTTGGGGAGCTTGAGAGTCCTTGAGAAGGTGGGATTTGAGGTGTACGAGTATGGACGTGTCTCGGAGAAACTGGCTTTTATGTCTATGGGAAGACCTCAGTGA
- a CDS encoding uncharacterized protein (COG:E;~EggNog:ENOG410PWA0;~InterPro:IPR002821,IPR008040,IPR003692;~PFAM:PF01968,PF05378,PF02538;~go_function: GO:0003824 - catalytic activity [Evidence IEA];~go_function: GO:0016787 - hydrolase activity [Evidence IEA]), with the protein MSLPDVNISIDRGGTFCDVLVQVPGQPDRVFKLLSEDPANYRDAPTEAIRRALEAIEGRAIPKGEKIDGSRIASCRIGTTIATNALLQGKGEKFAFVTTEGFEDVCVIGDQTRPKLFDLKVRKAAPLHDKVVGVDERVTVEDYDLDPFPLDKKREITDPGLVRTNSGEIIRVLQPLDTAAVRETLLTLKAEGYTSVAIAFLHSYLFPDHEEQAAAIARDVGFRYVTTSSEICPVIKYLDRSSSVCSEAFLYPIVKQYISDFEAGFSILPARVDFMCSDGGLRSASRFRGNEALLSGPAGGVVGIAQTCYDSDEGTPVIGFDMGGTSTDVSRYDGTYDYLSHTTIAGRNITIPMLNIATVAAGGGSILVARNGLFVVGPESAGSHPGPACYRKGGPLTVTDANLFLGRLLLSSFPSIFGPNADQPLDYEATAQKFDEITKEINSQTDQSLTPEEVALGFLNVANETMSRPIRNATEARGYHPERHNLVSFGGAGGQHACSIAQRLGIKRILIHKYSSILSAVGISKTELKSDAVEPYVGAFDLSVLPNINSRFNSLKEKVRQDLLSQGAIPESIRFDESLSLRYQGTDTNLVIAKPDNEDYAETFRKTHKREFAFTLERPVIVDSVQVRGAGGSSTWDVASSPFDALEKLKASPKSAQTQIHTRVFVESSWQDVPVYNLDSVSQSVIPGPALIIDTTQTIFVEPKWLAYILSDHMVLERQADSTGPLAIQVESISPIQLSIFAHRFMAIAEQMGNTLQRTSISTSIKERLDFSCAIFSPDGKLVANAPHIPIHLGSMQYAIQYQHRLWQGKLQPGDVLLTNHPDCGGTHLPDLTIISPVFTASGSSGSTGNRLAFYVAARGHHTDIGGRGISAMMPDSKELWEEGLNVQSMKIVQNGVFLESDVREAFLLAGTFPGCSPTRRLNDNISDIKAQISSNQRGILLLQNLCAEFTLPVVHAHMHGIQSNAELAVRSFFKTIAADPDTDTQTKIKTKTLKATDYLDNGTKIQVTITINPSTGSAVYDFTGTGPQTWTNYNCPISVTHSAVIYTTRCLIASDIPLNDGCLAPIEIIVPKGTALNPSAPVAVCASTLASQRIIDTILRAFGGVAAFSGCANSFGWGVGGKDALTGEIRPGWNYGETVGGGCGAGPGWEGESAVQCHSTNTKITDVEVVEKRTPVVVRRHAVRQGTGGGQV; encoded by the coding sequence CGACCAGACCAGGCCGAAGCTTTTCGATCTGAAGGTTCGAAAGGCGGCGCCGCTGCATGATAAAGTCGTTGGAGTGGACGAGAGAGTTACAGTGGAAGACTACGACCTGGATCCGTTTCCCTTGGACAAGAAACGGGAAATCACTGATCCAGGCCTTGTTAGGACAAACAGTGGTGAGATTATTCGGGTGCTTCAGCCGCTGGACACCGCTGCAGTCCGAGAGACGCTCCTCACGTTGAAGGCAGAGGGATATACGTCTGTTGCAATCGCATTCCTACACTCGTATCTGTTCCCCGATCACGAAGAACAGGCAGCTGCCATTGCAAGAGATGTCGGTTTCCGATACGTGACGACATCGTCTGAGATCTGTCCTGTCATCAAATACCTCGATCGAAGCAGCTCCGTCTGCTCTGAGGCGTTCCTGTACCCGATCGTCAAGCAGTACATCTCAGACTTCGAAGCCGGGTTTTCAATCCTCCCCGCGAGAGTCGATTTTATGTGTTCAGACGGAGGCCTGAGGTCGGCATCAAGATTCAGAGGCAACGAAGCCCTCCTAAGCGGTCCGGCTGGCGGCGTTGTCGGGATTGCACAGACATGCTACGACTCAGACGAGGGTACACCGGTTATCGGATTCGACATGGGCGGGACAAGCACAGATGTCTCGCGGTATGATGGGACATACGACTATCTGAGCCATACAACGATCGCGGGCCGAAACATCACCATTCCGATGCTGAATATTGCTACCGTTGCTGCAGGCGGAGGCTCGATCCTCGTTGCCCGGAATGGCCTCTTTGTTGTAGGGCCTGAGAGTGCAGGATCGCATCCTGGACCGGCTTGTTATCGTAAGGGAGGGCCTTTGACTGTTACTGATGCCAATTTGTTCTTGGGAAGATTGCTGCTGTCGTCGTTCCCTTCTATATTTGGCCCTAATGCGGACCAGCCACTGGACTACGAAGCCACGGCGCAGAAGTTTGATGAAATCACAAAGGAAATCAATTCACAGACAGACCAGTCTCTGACGCCAGAAGAGGTCGCCCTGGGCTTTCTCAACGTTGCCAATGAAACCATGAGTCGACCAATTCGTAATGCCACTGAAGCCCGTGGGTACCATCCTGAACGGCACAACTTGGTCAGCTTTGGAGGAGCAGGTGGCCAGCATGCCTGTTCTATTGCCCAGAGGCTGGGGATAAAACGAATTCTGATTCACAAGTACTCGTCTATTCTATCTGCAGTTGGAATCTCCAAGACAGAGCTCAAATCGGACGCTGTTGAGCCGTATGTAGGAGCGTTTGACCTCTCGGTGCTCCCAAACATCAACTCCCGATTCAACTCTTTGAAGGAAAAGGTTAGACAGGACTTGTTAAGTCAAGGTGCAATCCCAGAGTCGATCCGTTTCGACGAGTCTCTGAGTCTGCGGTACCAAGGTACAGACACCAACCTGGTCATTGCAAAGCCAGACAACGAAGACTACGCAGAGACATTCCGCAAAACACACAAAAGGGAATTCGCTTTTACGCTGGAGAGACCGGTGATTGTGGATTCAGTCCAGGTTCgtggtgctggtgggagCAGTACCTGGGATGTGGCCTCGTCTCCTTTTGATGCTTTAgagaagctcaaggccaGCCCTAAGTCGGCGCAGACCCAGATCCATACACGGGTCTTTGTTGAGTCTTCGTGGCAGGACGTCCCTGTATATAATTTAGACTCAGTCTCGCAGTCCGTCATACCTGGTCCGGCTCTCATCATTGACACAACGCAGaccatcttcgtcgagcCCAAGTGGCTGGCGTACATTCTGTCTGACCATATGGTCCTCGAGCGACAGGCCGACAGCACTGGGCCATTAGCTATCCAAGTCGAGTCCATCAGTCCAATCCAGCTCTCCATCTTTGCCCACCGGTTCATGGCCATCGCCGAGCAAATGGGCAACACGCTGCAAcgcacctccatctccaccagcaTCAAAGAGCGCCTCGACTTCTCCTgcgccatcttctccccagATGGCAAGCTTGTCGCAAACGCCCCTCACATCCCCATTCACCTTGGAAGCATGCAGTATGCAATCCAATACCAGCACCGCCTATGGCAAGGCAAGCTCCAACCCGGCGACGTCCTCCTCACCAACCACCCCGACTGCGGCGGCACCCATCTCCCCGACTTGACAATCATAAGCCCCGTCTTCACAGCCTCTGGCAGCTCTGGCAGCACTGGCAACAGACTGGCCTTCTACGTCGCCGCGCGCGGCCACCACACCGACATCGGCGGGCGAGGCATCTCCGCCATGATGCCCGACTCCAAGGAACTCTGGGAAGAGGGCCTGAACGTCCAATCCATGAAGATCGTGCAGAACGGCGTCTTTCTCGAGTCAGACGTCCGCGAAGCATTCCTACTCGCAGGCACGTTCCCCGGATGCAGTCCCACCCGCCGGCTTAACGACAACATCTCCGACATCAAGGCCCAGATCTCTTCGAACCAGCgcggcatcctcctcctccagaaccTATGTGCTGAATTCACCCTCCCCGTCGTGCACGCGCACATGCACGGGATCCAATCCAACGCCGAACTGGCCGTGCGATCCTTTTTCAAAACCATCGCAGCCGACcccgacaccgacacccaAACCAAAATCAAAACCAAAACCCTAAAAGCAACCGACTACCTCGACAACGGCACCAAGATCCAAGTCACCATCACAATCAACCCATCCACCGGCTCCGCAGTGTACGACTTCACAGGAACCGGCCCGCAGACATGGACAAACTACAACTGCCCGATCTCCGTCACCCACTCCGCCGTGATCTACACAACGCGGTGTCTCATCGCCAGCGACATCCCGCTGAACGACGGGTGTCTGGCGCCCATCGAGATAATCGTTCCAAAGGGCACGGCCCTGAACCCGTCTGCGCCGGTGGCGGTCTGTGCGAGTACGCTGGCGTCTCAGCGGATCATCGATACGATTCTGCGCGCGTTTGGGGGTGTGGCGGCGTTTTCGGGGTGTGCGAATAGTTTTGGGTGGGGGGTTGGGGGGAAGGATGCCCTTACTGGGGAGATACGGCCTGGGTGGAATTATGGGGAGACGGTTGGGGGGGGATGTGGtgctgggcctggatgggagggggagagtGCGGTGCAGTGTCATTCGACGAATACGAAGATCACGGAtgtcgaggttgttgagaagcGGACGCCGGTGGTTGTACGGAGGCATGCGGTGAGACAGGGGACCGGGGGAGGGCAGGTTTAG